The Candidatus Methylomirabilota bacterium nucleotide sequence GAGGGGGGCGGACTAGCGCGATGATCCGTGACGAGCCCTGCAGCGCTGATCGTCTACCTGGCAGATGTCGCGGCGGGGGCTCGGCGCCGTGGCTGCTCACGCCTTGATAGACGCGCTCGCGTGTCAGCGGAATGTCGCAGATTGGAAAGGTCGGGCCCAATGATCGGCGTGCGTGGTGGGCTCATTGGGGTGCGATTACGGCGAGGTAGAGCGCGAGCCGCCACCGCGGCCGCGGTACCCTACGGGAGCGATGACCGCCAAGCCCGACCTTGCCGAGCACTTTCGCCGCCTCGAGGCGGAGCTCGTGAGCGCGGACGTTTGGCGGTCGCGGGAGGCGCTCGAGGCGCGCATGACCCCGGACTTCGTCGAGTTCGCCGCTGCCGGCCGCGTGTACGACCGGGCGGCGCTCGTCGCGGCACTCCTCGGCAAGGAACCGGGAGCGCGGCGGGTCGAGGACTTCACCGTCCGAGAGCTGGCGCCGACGATAGCCCTCGTGACGTACCGCTCCGTGATCGACCGGCCCTCCGGCGATCCGCCTTCTATTTCCCTGCGCTCCTCGATCTGGCGCCTCGAGGACGGGCGCTGGCGGATGACATTCCACCACTGGACGCCGGCCGGCTGACCTCCGGCTTGGCCTATCGGCCTCGATCTTTCAGCCGGGGCTTGGCCTGTTGCGTGAGGGGGGGGGGTCAACGCGCTCCGCGTGGATCACGCGGCTTGCGCAATGTCTCGTGCCGCCCATTTCCTCGGTCGTTCCACGAAACTCCTCCAGCGGGGAAGGCGCTTCGTGCAAATGGATGTGGGCGTCGCCGACTCCGCACTCGTGACGTCGGAATCAGTCGCGTTCCAAGACCTGCGATAACCACTGCAGCGCCACCTGATAGCGCTCGCGGGCTCGCCCACCGTGGTTCCCGGCGTTCTCTCTGGCCTCGTGTGTGATACCGGCCTCGTGAAGGTGGTGACTCAGCAGCCCGTGACCCCAGTGCAGGTTGTAGTCGTCGTTGGAGCCGGCATCCAGCAGGATGCCCGACAGTTTCCGGAGATTACTCAGACGGTCGTGGCAGCTGACGACGGTCAAAGCTCAGCCAGCGGTCCCAGACCTATCCCCGTCGTCGACGGATGGCGGCGCGCGGATCGACGTGTACCACAGCGCAGACGTCCGACTTTGCGGCGTTTCGTAGGGCCTTAGTCATACACACGACGGGGCTCTGACGGGATAGGAGATCAGGCGCCGCGAAATGCGTCACCAGCCGCCCAACGTGGAAGGAACGCGAGCGCGAGCAGCAGGCCGCCGACAAGCTCGACCCCGGCGGAGATCGCCGCCCACAAGGGCACGGGGCGCAGCCCCCATCCGGGCGATCCCGCCGGTCCAGCCCGCGAAGCCCCGGCCGCCCCACCAACCCAGGACCTTCTGGGCCCCGTGCGCGGCGAAGGTGAGCCCAATCGCGAGCCGCACGATCAAGATGCCGACGTCGGTTGCCGTCACGCTCATGCCACCCGTCCCGGAGTCATGAAGCAGTTATCGCGGGATAGACGCATTGCCGCCAATTGTGACGGGCTTTCCATTGACCTTGGTGTCCGTTTGGATGTTCCCCGCGTGGTCGGTACAACC carries:
- a CDS encoding DUF4440 domain-containing protein, which produces MTAKPDLAEHFRRLEAELVSADVWRSREALEARMTPDFVEFAAAGRVYDRAALVAALLGKEPGARRVEDFTVRELAPTIALVTYRSVIDRPSGDPPSISLRSSIWRLEDGRWRMTFHHWTPAG
- a CDS encoding DoxX family membrane protein; this encodes MSVTATDVGILIVRLAIGLTFAAHGAQKVLGWWGGRGFAGWTGGIARMGAAPRALVGGDLRRGRACRRPAARARVPSTLGGW